Sequence from the Prunus persica cultivar Lovell chromosome G5, Prunus_persica_NCBIv2, whole genome shotgun sequence genome:
ATTAGTGTTGCATTGCATTGCTTGCAGTTGCAGATGATAAGAAtgttattataattaataGGGAACTGAGAGAACGGCGGCCACCTCCATTTCGTCCAAAATCACCACTTGCAAACCAACAACCAGGCATGAGACTTCCTGCTCCCGAtcctccacctcctcctcctcctcccccgCCCTCGCTtccaaacaacaacaataaccGTGCCTGATGATGACAATAACTCATCATCTAACATGTTGCTGCTACTTCgtccaaaacaacaaacatgTTGCTGCTATGCTATATGCTATTTTCACtatatgttcttttcttttcttttatatctAGCAAAtggtgttttcttgttttcttccttCTGTAATTTGGCCCATAAATGGATAAGATTAGTGCTGAGGGTTTTTTCCTTATCTTTTCTTGTCACGGGATCAGCTAGGCaggtcctttttttaatatatatatatatatatatttaaatagcaCCGCCGATAGGCTATacccggttttttttttaataaatagtatagccgttcggctatactcggtcttattaattttcatgaaactagtatagccgtccggctatacttattttgacaCGTGCGCACCtctcttttatgtttttataaatagtatagccgctcggccaTAATcgcttttttttcatttttaaaaaaaatagtataccCGACTAGCTTTACTGGGTTTTCtgttattaatttttcataaaatagtatagccgggcggctatacgaggttttattttaaaaaaatagtatagccgttcggctatactagttttccgtcattttttaaaaattagtatagccgctcggctctacctttttgacacgtggcccaTAGGCGCTAGCCGggttcttttaaaaaatatatatggtatagccgatcggctgtactctttttctgtatttttcaTAACGGCTATAGCcgagtttttaaattttttcataaaaatagtttagccgttcggctatactatgatttttaaattagtatagccgtccggctatacttggATTTTTAACcctaaatagtatagccgcccggctataacccttttaccaaatttttttcaaaaacgtatagccgctcggccgTGCTGTTTTTGGCAGGCACTAGGCGGGTGcttgttttaatatatatatatatatataaatagtatatccGCGAGGCGTACACcccgggttttttttttttagtatagccgtgtgggtttattattttgtcgtaaaagtagtatagccgcccggctatacgcgattatttatttattcatttatttattttaaatagtatagccgatgCTGTATCCGTGGCTTTTCCTAATTCAGAGATATTTGTAACAGATGGCGGAGCTGGCGACTCAGAAACATGTTCAATTCATTCTTTCAGTCGAAAAGGTTTGATTTTTATGCAAATTCAATGCATATAGTTTTATTTTGCCTTATATATAATCCACCTAGTAATAATGGTGATACTGTACTCAGAAGGAGGACTGTTTGGAGTCTCTGGCGATGGAGCATCTAAGAATGAATTGGGCACACTGGGGTTTGACCACTCTTGATCTTCTCGGAAAGCTTCACACTGTGGATGCCGATGAGGTTGTTTCCTGGGCCTCCAGTGCCAGCATGACTCAGGTTTTTACAACACTAACTAGTATTTCGttctttattgtttgtttattgGTTTAGTGTTCTACAGAAACTGATGACACGATACAGATTTGTATATGCAGGTGGGTTTGGCGGTAACATTGGGCATGATCCACACATACTATATACCTTAAGT
This genomic interval carries:
- the LOC109949254 gene encoding WASH complex subunit CCDC53 homolog; this encodes MGVSNSVALVVVLLVAAAMFTVQLGLVTASAAVADDKNVIIINRELRERRPPPFRPKSPLANQQPGMRLPAPDPPPPPPPPPPSLPNNNNNRA